In Silene latifolia isolate original U9 population chromosome X, ASM4854445v1, whole genome shotgun sequence, the following proteins share a genomic window:
- the LOC141622286 gene encoding uncharacterized protein LOC141622286 translates to MNWHHQIIKTTPAHLFLLSLLVLSFCATFNVGTTVVARRKNVTCIDQERDALLKFKHDIQSDECGLLDSWVTPNTPDCCTWKGVSCSNQSGHVTGLNLSGAPYQEGYCLYSQVISPSLGELKHLKYLDLSSNGFYGMDIPSCIGSLVNLVYLNLSESGFSGNIPHQLGNLTSLTSLDLSYNYRLSTKSLNWLSRLTLLRDINLLDTDLSKAQDWFSIIGSLPLLEVLKMDGCQLSMPPSSSSSSSSSSSILHSANLRVISLSGNNFSSSSIFQWLFNTSNYSSLEHLDLSFNYVQGPIPDAIWNLRKLTYLRLSQNSLSSTIPDAIGNLEFLTHLDLGGNSISNKIPDAIGNLKFLEYLDLSGNSLSSKIPDAIGNLKFLEHLDLSQNSLSSIPDAIGNLKFLEHLDLSQNSLSSTIPGAIGNLQVLIHLDLSNNSLSGPIPSFLGGESSLSYLNLSNNQLEGTIPTSMANLKYLEYLDLSSNNLSGDIPCIGSTEFLAYVNLSYNNLSGSMPKYYMSNFWFDPIEAFQGNPNLRTDEFNGSCEEAGSLSNEQVGGDDEHDKDKIYPGLYVSIGIGIYTGFWIFCGTLTLKNSWRHAYFRFLDHIIDKIYVTVVVYLARFRRNSQV, encoded by the exons ATGAATTGGCATCATCAAATCATCAAAACAACCCCTGCCCATCTCTTTCTACTTTCTTTGCTTGTCCTATCATTCTGTGCCACTTTTAATGTCGGCACAACCGTTGTTGCTCGTCGTAAAAATGTTACTTGTATTGACCAAGAAAGAGATGCTTTGCTCAAATTCAAACATGACATTCAATCTGATGAATGTGGGTTGCTGGATTCATGGGTAACTCCAAACACACCAGACTGCTGCACATGGAAGGGTGTCTCCTGCAGCAATCAGTCGGGTCATGTAACCGGGCTTAATCTCAGTGGGGCTCCATATCAAGAGGGTTATTGCTTGTATAGTCAAGTTATAAGTCCTTCACTTGGTGAGCTCAAGCATCTTAAATACTTAGATCTTAGCTCAAACGGTTTCTACGGCATGGATATACCAAGTTGTATTGGCTCCCTTGTtaacttagtttacctcaacctCTCCGAATCTGGCTTCAGTGGGAATATACCCCATCAACTGGGAAATCTTACCAGTCTAACCTCTCTTGATCTCAGTTATAATTACAGGCTTTCTACCAAGAGTTTAAATTGGCTTTCACGGCTAACTTTGTTAAGAGACATTAATCTACTTGATACCGATCTTAGCAAGGCTCAAGATTGGTTTAGTATCATTGGCAGTCTCCCTTTGTTAGAGGTCCTCAAAATGGACGGCTGTCAACTTTCTATGCcaccctcatcatcatcatcatcatcatcatcatcatcaattcttcACTCTGCTAATCTACGCGTTATTAGCCTTTCCGGAAACAATTTTAGTAGTTCCTCAATTTTTCAGTGGTTGTTCAACACTAGTAATTACTCATCACTGGAACATCTTGATCTGTCGTTTAATTATGTTCAAGGGCCTATTCCTGATGCAATTTGGAACTTGAGAAAACTTACATACCTTCGTCTTTCTCAGAACTCACTCTCAAGTACGATTCCTGATGCAATAGGGAACTTAGAATTTCTTACACACCTTGATCTCGGGGGGAACTCAATCTCAAATAAAATTCCTGATGCAATTGGAAATTTAAAATTTCTTGAATACCTCGATCTCTCTGGGAACTCACTCTCAAGTAAAATCCCTGATGCAATTGGAAATTTAAAATTCCTAGAGCATCTCGATCTCTCTCAGAACTCACTCTCAAGTATTCCTGATGCAATTGGAAACTTAAAATTCCTAGAGCATCTCGATCTCTCTCAGAACTCACTCTCAAGTACTATTCCTGGTGCAATTGGAAATCTCCAGGTTCTTATACACTTGGATCTCTCAAACAATTCACTGTCAG GTCCCATTCCAAGTTTCTTAGGAGGAGAATCTTCGCTTTCATATCTCAATCTCTCTAATAATCAACTTGAGGGTACCATTCCCACTTCAATGGCAAACCTCAAGTACCTCGAATACCTTGATTTGTCAAGCAACAACTTGAGCGGAGATATCCCCTGTATTGGAAGTACGGAGTTTCTGGCCTACGTTAATCTCTCTTACAATAATTTATCAGGCTCAATGCCAAAATACTATATGTCAAATTTTTGGTTTGATCCTATTGAGGCTTTTCAAGGTAATCCTAATCTTCGTACGGATGAGTTCAATGGTAGTTGCGAAGAAGCCGGCAGTTTATCAAATGAACAAGTTGGAGGAGACGATGAACATGACAAAGATAAAATCTATCCTGGATTGTACGTGAGCATTGGGATTGGAATCTATACCGGATTTTGGATATTTTGCGGCACGTTGACTCTGAAAAATTCGTGGAGACATGCCTATTTCCGGTTCCTTGATCACATTATAGACAAGATTTATGTAACTGTTGTTGTATACTTAGCCAGATTTCGGAGGAATTCTCAAGTTTAA